CGGCGGCCTTCTCGAACTGCATCTCGTCTGCGGCGGCGAGCATCTCCTTGGTGAACTCCTCAATGAGCCGCTTGATCTCCTTGGGCTGGAGGACGTCGTCCTCGCCTTCGGCGGCCATGGGCAGGGCGCCCGCGTCACCCGCGTCGTAGGCGATGTGCTCGGACAGGTCGGTGATGTTGCTCTTCACCGAACGCGGGGTGATGCCGTGCTCCAGGTTGTACTGGCGCTGGATGTCGCGGCGGCGCGTCGTCTCCTCCAAGGCCTTCTTCATCGAGTCGGTGACGTTGTCGGCGTACATGATGACGCGGCCGTGGACGTTGCGGGCCGCACGGCCAATCGTCTGGATGAGGGAGACGTGGCTGCGCAGGAAGCCTTCCTTGTCCGCGTCGAGGATGGCCACCAGCGACACCTCGGGGATGTCCAGGCCCTCGCGCAGCAGGTTGATGCCCACCAGCACGTCGAACTCGCCCTTGCGCAAGTCCCGGATGATGGCGGTGCGCTCAATCGCGTCGATGTCCGAGTGCAGGTAACGCACGCGCACGCCCACGTCGGCGAAGTACTCCGTGAGGTCCTCCGCCATGCGCTTGGTGAGCGTCGTCACCAGGACGCGCTCCTGGCGCGTGACGCGCTGGCGCACCTCCTCCAGCAGGTCGTCCACCTGATTGCCCACGGGGCGAATCTCCACCTCCGGGTCCGTCAGGCCCGTGGGCCGGATGATCTGCTCCACCACCACGCCCTGCGACTTCTGCAGCTCGTACTCCGCGGGCGTCGCGGAGACAAAGATGGCCTGGGGCACCAGCTCCTCGAACTCCCCGAACTTGAGCGGGCGGTTGTCCAGCGCGCTGGGAAGGCGGAAGCCAAAGCCCACCAGCGTCTCCTTGCGCGCGCGGTCGCCCCGGTACATGGCGCCAATCTGCGGCACTGTCTGGTGGCTCTCGTCGAGCATCACCAGCAGGTTGCGCGGGAAGTAGTCGATGAGACACGGCGGCGGCTCGCCCGCGGAGCGCCCGGAGAAGTGCCGGGAGTAGTTCTCGATGCCGCTGCAGTAGCCGACCTGCTCAATCATCTCCAGGTCGAACATGGCGCGCTGCTCCAGCCGCTGCGCCTCCAGCAGCTTGCCCTCGCGCTTGAACGTCTGAAGCTGCTCGGTGAGTTCGTCGCGGATGGTCTGGATGGCGCGGCGGCGCACGTCCTCTTCCGCCACGTAGTGGCTGGCGGGGAAGATGACGATTTTCTCCAGCGCGCCCAGCGTCACGCCACGCAGCGGGTCGAACTCGGTGACACGCTCCACCTCGTCGCCGAAGAAGCTGACGCGCACGGCGCGCTCCTCTTCGTACGCGGGGAACACCTCCACGGTGTCACCGCGGGCGCGGAAGGTGCCGCGGTGGAAGTCCAAATCGTTGCGCTTGTACTGGGCCTCCACCAGCTTGCGCATGAACGTGTCGCGGCCCATCTCCTCGCCCACCGCTGCGCGCACCGCCAGGTCCACGTAGCTGCGGGCCGCGCCGAGGCCGTAGATGCACGACACGCTGGCCACGATGATGACGTCGTCCCGCGTGCGCAGCGAGTGGGTGGCCGAGTGGCGCATCCGCTCGATGTTGTCGTTGATGGACGAGTCCTTCTCGATGAAGGTGTCCGTCGACGGGACGTAGGCCTCGGGCTGGTAGTAGTCGTAGTACGAAACGAAGTACTCGACGGCGTTGTGCGGGAAGAGCGACTTGAACTCGCCGTAGAGCTGCGCGGCCAGCGTCTTGTTGTGCGCCATCACCAACGTGGGCCGCTGCACGTTGGCGATGATGTTCGCCATCGTGAAGGTCTTGCCCGAACCGGTGACCCCCAGGAGGGTTTGATAGCGGTCGCCCCGCTGGACGCCCTGCGTGAGTTCGCCAATGGCCCGCGGCTGGTCGCCTTCAGGATTGTGTTCGCTGACGAGTTGGAAGTCCGGCATACCCGCGAGATCTAACACCGCGCGGGTGGGAAGGCCGGATGTTCGTGCCGGTGCTACTTCGAAGTGTCCTGTCCCTTCAGCGCCTCCAGGGACTGCAGCCGGGCGGCCTCGAACTCGTCGCCCTTGTTCCAACGCGGCAGGTCGGAGCTGCGGGCCACGTGGGCGCCCAGCAGGAAGAACAGGCGCACGTCCTCCACCGCGCCGGAGAAGTCCCATTCCGGGCGCAGCTCGTCCGACGGCTGGTGGTAGTGCTTCGACTCCCAGAGCTCCCGCTGCTGCTTGCCCCAGCCCTCCGGCTTGCCAATGAAGTCCATCCCGCTGCCGAAGTAGGCGGCGGGAATCCCCCGCTTGGCGAAGCTGAACTGGTCCGAACGGTAGAAGAAGCCCCGGTCGGAAAGCTGGTCCGCCTTCACCACCCGGCCCTGCGTCTTCGCCAGCGCGGTGAGCGTGGCGTCCAGGTTGGATTTGCCCAGGCCAATGACGGTGATGTCGCGCGTGCGGCCGTGGATGTTGGCGCCGTCGATGTTGAGGTTCGCGGCGACGCGGCCGTGGGGCACGGGCGGGTGTTCCGCCAGGTATTGCGAGCCCAGCAGGCCCTGCTCCTCCGCGGCGACGGCGGCGAAGAGGATGGAGCGGCGCGGCGCCTTGGGCAGGGCCGCGAACGCCTTGGCGACGTTGAGCATGGCCGCCACGCCAGAAGCGTTGTCGAGCGCGCCGTTGTAGATGGTGTCCTCGCCCGGCTTGCCACCTTCCTTCTTGCCCAGGTGGTCATGGTGCGCGGTGTACAGCACCACTTCCTGGGACAGCTTCGGGTCGCTGCCGGGCAGCAGCGCCAGCACGTTGGCGGTGGGGCTGCGGCGCACCGTGTTCGTCAGGCGCGTCGTCAACGTCGTCCCGAGCGGCACGGGCTGGAAGTCCCGCTTCTGCGCGGCGGCCTGCAACGCGGTCAGGTCCTTGCCCGCGAGCTGCAACACCCGGCGCGTGGCCGCCTCGGTCGTCCAGGCCTTCACCTGGAGACGGGGGCCCTCCGCGGCGGGCAGCTCGAACTGCTCGCCCGTCCACGACGTCTGCACCACCTGCCACGGGTAGCCCGCGCTGGGCGTGGTGTGGATGATGATGGCGCCCGCCGCGCCCATCTTCGCGGCCTGCTCGTACTTGTAATCCCAACGGCCGTACCAGAGCCGCGTCTTTCCCGCGAAGAGCTGCGGGTCATCTTCCGGGTCGCTGTTGAGGATGAGCAGCGTCTTGCCGCGCAGGTCCATCCCCTTGAAGTCGTCCCATTGATACTCGGGCGCCTGGATTCCGTAGCCCACGAAGACAAGCTCGGACGCGTCCAACTTCGACTCGGGCGCCTGCACGCCGGACACGGCGATGAAGTCCTGGTGGAACTTCAGGCGCACCTCGTCCTTGGCCGACTTGAACGACAAGTCCTGGGCGCTGCTGGTGACACCCACCAGATCGAAAGGCTGGAAGTAGGTGCCGTCCGTGCCCAGGGGCTTGAGCCCGAGCGCCTCGAACTGCGCGGCGATGTATGCCTGCCCCAGCGCGTCACCGCGTGTCCCCGGTCCACGCCCTTCCAGCAAGTCATGAGCGAGGAAGCGCACGTGCGCGCGCAGCACCTCCGGAGCAATGACGCTGGAGGCGGTCTTCTCCGCGGGCGTCGTCAGCGGCACGCGCTGCGCGAACGCGGGAGCGGAGCAGAGGGCGAGGAGCAGGGGCAGCGAGCGCATCATGGTGTCCCGAGCCCTAACATGAAGCCCGGGACACCCGAAGCACTGCCTCAACCCTGGACCGGCGCCACCTTCCACGTCGTGCCGGCGGGCGTGTCCATGATTTCCACGCCCTTCTGCTTCAACTCGCTTCGCACCCGGTCCGCGGCGGCGAAGTCCTTGGCGGCGCGAGCCGCGGTGCGCTCGCCCAGCAGGCGCTCCACGTCCGCCACGTCGATGCCGCGCTCACGCACGGCGCGCTCCCGGCGGCGCAGCAGCCACGCGTCCGGCGCGTCCTCGAAGAGGCCCAGCACGCCGGACACCCGGCGCACGTCCTCCCGCAACGCCTGGAGCGTCCGGCCCATCAGCGCCTTGTCCTTCACCGGCGGCTTGTCCGCGAGCTCGTTCATCATCCCGAAGAGCCCCGACAGCGAACCCAGGCCGCCCGCGGAGTTGAAGTCGTCGTCCATGGCGGACTCGAACTCGCCAAAGAAGCGATGGGGCTCGCCGTGCAGCGGGCCCTTGCCGAAGTCCTTGCCCGCCACGCGCTCGTCGACCTTGCGGAGCGTCTCGTAGAAGTACTCCATGCGCGCTTCCGCGTCCGCCAACGCCTTGTCGGAGAAGGCCAGCGGGTGGCGGTAGTGCGTGGAGAGGAAGAAGAAGCGCAGCGCCTCCGGGTCCACCTTGGTCAGCGCGTCGCGCAGGCGCACCACGTTGCCCAGCGACTTGGACATCTTCGCGCCTTCCAGGTCCAGGAAGCCGCAGTGCATCCAGTACCGGGCGAAGGTCACGCCGTTGGCGGACTCGCTCTGCGCGATTTCGTTTTCGTGGTGGGGGAAGATGAGGTCCAGCGCGCCGCCGTGGATGTCGAACGTCTCACCCAGGTACTTGGCGCTCATGGCGGAGCACTCGATGTGCCAGCCGGGCCGCCCCGGGCCCCAGGGGCTGTCCCACGCGGGCTCGCCGGGCTTGGCGGCCTTCCACAGCGCGAAGTCGAGCGGCTCGCGCTTCTGCTCTCCCGGCTGCACGCGGTCACCCACGCACAAGTCGTCCAGGTTGCGCTTGGACAGCTTCGCGTAGTCCGCATCACTGCTCACCGAGAAGTACACGTCTCCCTGCGACGCGTAGGCGTGGCCCTTGTCCACGAGCTTCTGGATGATGGCGATGATTTCCGGCAGGTGGTCGCTCACGCGCGGCGCCACGTCCGGCTCCAACAGGTGCAGCGCCTTGGCGTCCTCGCGGAAGAGCTCCACGAAGCGCGCGGCCAGCGCCACGGGCGCCTCGCCCGTCTCCGCCGCGGCCTTGATGATTTTGTCGTCCACGTCCGTGAAGTTGCGGACGTAGCGGACCTTCAGGCCCCGGTGACGGAGGTAGCGGACCACCACGTCGAAGGAGGTGAAGGTGCGCGCATTCCCGATATGGATATAGCTGTAGACGGTAGGACCACAGACGTAGACCCCCACTTCGCCCGGGACAGCGGGCTGCAGCAGCTCCTTCTGCATGGTCATCGTGTTGAAGAGCCGGATGGCGGGCGGGGTCACGTGCGGCAATCCTCTTGGGTCCATAGGCGTGGGTGTGCCCCTCACTCTAGAGTCTCGGGTCCCGGACAGGCCAGTATTCGAGAGGGGTTCGTCACCGCCTCCAATCTGGGAGAATGGCCACCATGGCTCCACCGAACCCCAAGCGGCCGCCTCGGCCGCCCCGCCCGCCCGGTACGCAGGCGTCCCAGGATTCCGACGTGGAGCTGCCGTTCGACGACGACGAGGTCGACCCACTCCAAGCGGACGACCCTCGGCCCCAGCGCGTCCCTCAGTACCCCGCGGGCTCACGCAAGAGCCGGCGGCACGGGCCGGGCGCACGGGGCAACCACGACCGGGAGCTCGCTTCCGGCTTTGACACGTCTCACGAGTATTCGGACCCGGGCTATGCGCCCGCCTTCCTGTACGTCGAACGAGGTCCGGGCGCCGGGCAGCTCGTCCCCGTGAAACAGGGCTCGCTGGTGATGGGGCGCTCGTCCTCGTCGGACCTCCGGTTGCAGCATCCGTCCATCAGCCGGCGCCATGCGCACCTGACGCGGCGGGGGGACCGGTTCTTCCTGAAGGACCTCAGCAGTCAGAACGGCACCTTCCTCAACCGGCACCGCATCGCCTCGGAGGTCGAGCTGATGCCGGGGGATGAGATTTCCCTCGGCAATGCGCTGCTGCGCCTGCGGGGACATGGCGGTACGCCCGCGCTGGGCGTGCCCGTGGCCAGCGCCGCCGAGGCGCCGAGACCTCGCAGGGGATTGAGCTCCCTGGGCGTGGCCTTGGCGGCGGCGGCCGTCGGCTCGGGCGTGGCCGCGCTCATCGCCCTGTTCTCCCTGCGCGCGGCGGGTGACGCGGAGGCGCCGCCGTCCCCGAATGAAGGGGCGGCCCCGCTGGCGGCACATGGCACGCCGACCTCGAATCCGGGTGGAGCGGGAACAGCGGGCACGGCGGCCCCGGATGCGCGAGCGGGCGTCGGCGCGACGGGTGTGGCTGCGCCCCAAGGAGCCCATGGGACTGGCTCACGTGGGGCCGGCGCCGGTACAGCGCCAAGCGCCGCTGGGGTGAACTCCGAGGCAAAGCCGGGCACCAACGCCGTGCACTCCGGTGCGGCGCCCGAGTCGTCCAACACCAGGTCTGACCGCGAGCCCTCGACGTCCCGCGACGGCAGCGGGACGACGCCCCGAACCTCCCAGGAGCCGGTGACGCCCACGGCGACGGGCATCAGCGCGCTGAACGTCGCGAGGGGGACCACGAAACAGGTGCGTCCCGTCTCCGTCACCACGAGCGAACGCGCCACGACGGGCCGCGACGCTTCGGCGGACATCGAGCGACAGGCACCATCACGGACCGCCGACCCTGGCAGTTCTCCCCGGAGCCGTGCGCCCGACGCACGGCCACGCACGCAAGCCCCATCCTCGGGAGATGCGTCCGCCACGGCGCCGACCGGGACCGGAAAGGAAACCGAGGTCCTGCGCTTCTACGAAGCAGGAAACGTCACGGCCGCGAAGGAGTTGGCGCAGACGGAGAACCTGACCGGCCTGCATGAGCAGCTCGTCCGGTTCGAGACCGCCGCGGCCACGGCACGCAAGGCCCAGGCGAAGGGAGACCTCCCCGAGGCCATCGCCCAACTGTCGATCGCGCTCTCCGTGGACGACGCCCTTGCTCACGGCTGGAGCAAACACGGTCCGCCGCTGCGCAAGCAGTTGTCACGGCTGCACCTCCAAGTCGGCGTCGACCATGTCGCCGCGGGCCGGTCCACCGAGGCGCGCACCGCCTTCGAACAGGCCCTGAAGCACGACACGGGCAACCGCGAAGCGCGGGAGCACCTCGCCCGGCTCAGCGGCGCTTCAGCCCCCTGACGAGCAACATGGCGTTGAGCACCACGAAGCTGACCAACGCCAGGGCGACCAGCATCAAGCCGCGGTCCGCGCCGGGCCGCTCGCCCTCGACGAGGAGCCACAGGCGTCCCTCGTGCGGCTGCACCTCGCCCATCTGCTGCATCAGCGCGAGCGCGTCGCGGTAGCGGGGCGCATCGTCCTGAGCCAACAGCCGCCCCCGGACAGCGAAGGGCCGCTGGTCGGGCTGCGGCGGTGGACGACCCTCCGTCCACTGCTCTCCCGGAAGCGCCTCGCGCCGCACCACGAAGGGGGAATCGCGCAGCCCCACCAGCACGAACAGCCCACCCTCCACCCGCTCATAGGCGCCTCGGACCGTGGGCACGCCGTGCACCTGCGCGTAGCGGTTGGAGCCGAGCGCCTCGAAGCGGTACGCCCCTTCCGCCCCCAACGTCAGCGGCACGCTGGGCGACAGGAAGTACGACAAGTCTCTCCACTGCATCGTAAACAGGGCCACGCCCACGGCGATGGCCATGACCGCCGCCACCGGGCGCACCCCCACGCGGCGGCGCGACATCCGGGCCTCGAGCTCGGCGATGCGCCGGTCCCGCTCCTCCTCCGAGGCTGACTTCGTCTGTGGCTCAGTCATGGAAAGACAAAGCCCCGAGCCCCCTGAACGGGAACCCGGGGCGACGAGTCTTGGACGGCAGCCCAGCCCGCTCAGGCCAGGTTGAAGATCTTCTTCAGGTCCGACTCGATCTCTTCCTCGGTGCAGTCCTTGGCCAGCGACAGCTCCTTGATGAGCAGCGAGCGAGCCGTGTCCAGCATCTTGCGCTCACCGAAGGACAGGTCCTTGTCGCCCTTCAGGAGGTACAGGTCGCGGAGCACCTCGGCGATTTCGAACACCGAGCCCGTCTTGATCTTCTCCATGTACTCCCGGTAACGACGGTTCCACGTCGTGGAGTCAACGGAGATGTCCTTCTCCCTCAGGATGGAGTAGACCTGCTTGACGTCCTCCTCGCTGATGATCTCCCGGAGACCGACCGACCCGACCTTGTTGATCGGGATCATGATCCGCATTCCGTTCTCCAGGATGCGCAGCACGTAGAAGGACTGGCGCTGCCCGGCCACCTCGGTGTGTTCGATACCCATCACCTCACCGACGCCCTGGCCCGGGTAGACCGCCTTGTCACCAGTCTTGAAGCTGGTCTGCACTCACTGCCTCCTTGAAAGACTCGATCCCGGCCTTTCAGCCGGGCACTACTACCACAAACCACATCCACGGGCAACGATATCGCCTTGACCACCCAGGACGCGCCCGACTACGTTGTCGGTTTCTGCACGCGGTGTCGGCAGATGTGTGCACCAGTGTGACGGGCGGCGGGTGGGGGTGGGAAGGTGGAACGTCATGCTTGGCGCGACCTCGGCGCGCGTCCCCTCTTCTTTCCCGCCCTGAGCCTGTCACTCGGAG
This genomic window from Myxococcus hansupus contains:
- the uvrB gene encoding excinuclease ABC subunit UvrB, producing the protein MPDFQLVSEHNPEGDQPRAIGELTQGVQRGDRYQTLLGVTGSGKTFTMANIIANVQRPTLVMAHNKTLAAQLYGEFKSLFPHNAVEYFVSYYDYYQPEAYVPSTDTFIEKDSSINDNIERMRHSATHSLRTRDDVIIVASVSCIYGLGAARSYVDLAVRAAVGEEMGRDTFMRKLVEAQYKRNDLDFHRGTFRARGDTVEVFPAYEEERAVRVSFFGDEVERVTEFDPLRGVTLGALEKIVIFPASHYVAEEDVRRRAIQTIRDELTEQLQTFKREGKLLEAQRLEQRAMFDLEMIEQVGYCSGIENYSRHFSGRSAGEPPPCLIDYFPRNLLVMLDESHQTVPQIGAMYRGDRARKETLVGFGFRLPSALDNRPLKFGEFEELVPQAIFVSATPAEYELQKSQGVVVEQIIRPTGLTDPEVEIRPVGNQVDDLLEEVRQRVTRQERVLVTTLTKRMAEDLTEYFADVGVRVRYLHSDIDAIERTAIIRDLRKGEFDVLVGINLLREGLDIPEVSLVAILDADKEGFLRSHVSLIQTIGRAARNVHGRVIMYADNVTDSMKKALEETTRRRDIQRQYNLEHGITPRSVKSNITDLSEHIAYDAGDAGALPMAAEGEDDVLQPKEIKRLIEEFTKEMLAAADEMQFEKAAEYRDRVQLLKDMDMGLKPASRSLLRAPAKAADAEPAKKKGRGRGGSGGGGRSTRARR
- a CDS encoding M28 family metallopeptidase: MMRSLPLLLALCSAPAFAQRVPLTTPAEKTASSVIAPEVLRAHVRFLAHDLLEGRGPGTRGDALGQAYIAAQFEALGLKPLGTDGTYFQPFDLVGVTSSAQDLSFKSAKDEVRLKFHQDFIAVSGVQAPESKLDASELVFVGYGIQAPEYQWDDFKGMDLRGKTLLILNSDPEDDPQLFAGKTRLWYGRWDYKYEQAAKMGAAGAIIIHTTPSAGYPWQVVQTSWTGEQFELPAAEGPRLQVKAWTTEAATRRVLQLAGKDLTALQAAAQKRDFQPVPLGTTLTTRLTNTVRRSPTANVLALLPGSDPKLSQEVVLYTAHHDHLGKKEGGKPGEDTIYNGALDNASGVAAMLNVAKAFAALPKAPRRSILFAAVAAEEQGLLGSQYLAEHPPVPHGRVAANLNIDGANIHGRTRDITVIGLGKSNLDATLTALAKTQGRVVKADQLSDRGFFYRSDQFSFAKRGIPAAYFGSGMDFIGKPEGWGKQQRELWESKHYHQPSDELRPEWDFSGAVEDVRLFFLLGAHVARSSDLPRWNKGDEFEAARLQSLEALKGQDTSK
- the cysS gene encoding cysteine--tRNA ligase — encoded protein: MTPPAIRLFNTMTMQKELLQPAVPGEVGVYVCGPTVYSYIHIGNARTFTSFDVVVRYLRHRGLKVRYVRNFTDVDDKIIKAAAETGEAPVALAARFVELFREDAKALHLLEPDVAPRVSDHLPEIIAIIQKLVDKGHAYASQGDVYFSVSSDADYAKLSKRNLDDLCVGDRVQPGEQKREPLDFALWKAAKPGEPAWDSPWGPGRPGWHIECSAMSAKYLGETFDIHGGALDLIFPHHENEIAQSESANGVTFARYWMHCGFLDLEGAKMSKSLGNVVRLRDALTKVDPEALRFFFLSTHYRHPLAFSDKALADAEARMEYFYETLRKVDERVAGKDFGKGPLHGEPHRFFGEFESAMDDDFNSAGGLGSLSGLFGMMNELADKPPVKDKALMGRTLQALREDVRRVSGVLGLFEDAPDAWLLRRRERAVRERGIDVADVERLLGERTAARAAKDFAAADRVRSELKQKGVEIMDTPAGTTWKVAPVQG
- a CDS encoding FHA domain-containing protein, with product MAPPNPKRPPRPPRPPGTQASQDSDVELPFDDDEVDPLQADDPRPQRVPQYPAGSRKSRRHGPGARGNHDRELASGFDTSHEYSDPGYAPAFLYVERGPGAGQLVPVKQGSLVMGRSSSSDLRLQHPSISRRHAHLTRRGDRFFLKDLSSQNGTFLNRHRIASEVELMPGDEISLGNALLRLRGHGGTPALGVPVASAAEAPRPRRGLSSLGVALAAAAVGSGVAALIALFSLRAAGDAEAPPSPNEGAAPLAAHGTPTSNPGGAGTAGTAAPDARAGVGATGVAAPQGAHGTGSRGAGAGTAPSAAGVNSEAKPGTNAVHSGAAPESSNTRSDREPSTSRDGSGTTPRTSQEPVTPTATGISALNVARGTTKQVRPVSVTTSERATTGRDASADIERQAPSRTADPGSSPRSRAPDARPRTQAPSSGDASATAPTGTGKETEVLRFYEAGNVTAAKELAQTENLTGLHEQLVRFETAAATARKAQAKGDLPEAIAQLSIALSVDDALAHGWSKHGPPLRKQLSRLHLQVGVDHVAAGRSTEARTAFEQALKHDTGNREAREHLARLSGASAP
- a CDS encoding CarD family transcriptional regulator is translated as MQTSFKTGDKAVYPGQGVGEVMGIEHTEVAGQRQSFYVLRILENGMRIMIPINKVGSVGLREIISEEDVKQVYSILREKDISVDSTTWNRRYREYMEKIKTGSVFEIAEVLRDLYLLKGDKDLSFGERKMLDTARSLLIKELSLAKDCTEEEIESDLKKIFNLA